The Salmo trutta chromosome 22, fSalTru1.1, whole genome shotgun sequence genome contains the following window.
GTCTTAATGGTGATGTTCCTTGACAGATGAGTAAATTCAGCTGAGAAGCTTCCTCACTGTATGCTGTAGGATGAGACAGCTTTTGCTTCTAGAGACTAAGAGACTAGGAGCAGTTGAAAAGTTCAAATGAGGAGAGAAGGTGAAACTCTTTTTCTTATGTTTGTAAACACATCATTTATAAGAGCAGGCTTGCTGTTTCGGTAATCCTACCCCTTTTTGTACTCCACAATCTCTTCATGTTGCATGGTATAACAATATAACAGATGACCATAACAAGCATTGAGGTGCTATCTGCCCATCTACACAGTGTGTGGGTTGTCATCTCTGGGTTAGCATTGTGTGTACTCTCTGGGTATATATTTGGACATATGGCTAGTGGTCTGCATGGTTCATGGAATGGTAGTGGTGTTGCTTGGCCAGGCAGTATAAAGAGATGTCAGCTATTTCTTAACATTATAAAATAATGTTGTCTGGTCAGGCTTTTAATAGTATTTACACTCCTTATAAACAATGGGTTGGTTTGCTCATGAAAGGTATATTATAAAGATCTACTAAGATGTCTGACTGATATTCTTGATATTTTCCAATGACACAGCTTTGGGTAGATGtcaacacatataacacactactGTGTGAGAAGTGAATACATCTAAAAGAGAGAAACCCAACGAGATGTTTATCAGGTTCACCGATGCCCCCAAGGGGCCATCACAACCCTTCTGTGATTCTAGGAACTGTGACCGTAATAAGGAGTGTGTACATGTTAGGACTTGACACTGTTTGTGTTGGCTGTATCTCCCAGAGTGCATCTGCTTCCTTTCTGTTTCCACTCGCTATTCTGACATTTTCATTCGCTCGCCGGCGAACGATGCACTCCTCCGGGGTCCGACTGACGCACTTTGTTCTGAAGAAGAAAAACACCCTCACTCGCCGTGTGGGAAAAACACAAGTCAAGAGTAAGGACGTTAGCTAACTCAGCCTCAAAAAGCTGCGTGTTTTGTTGTTGGAAAATGTCCTAGTGGGTGTTTATTTTCAATGGGCTTTATGATGCTCAAGGTTTTAAATGGTTATTTGGGGGTTTTATTCCTTTTGTATATGTATGTATCTGTGTAATAAATATCCCTTATGTCATCACACAAAGACACATAATTACTTATCATGAAACACTTGGTGTTTATAAGAAACAAATATGCTTGTGTAATCCTTGAGTATGCCTTCTCTTGGGTACTATGTTGAGAGATGTTTTCAGTTAATGATAAACTTGTGATCGCAAAAAGGGAAAAAAATCCTCTGATATTGGATAATAAAAACAGAGTGACAATAGATAGTCAGATGTTTTCTCTTTTATGACAATGAAAAGACAGTTCTCTCCTAGATACTCCTGGACCCCAGTGCTCTCTTGGCCACAACTCCCATTCATTCCAGTGGGGTAGTCATGAATAACTTAATCAACACAAATACTACTAAATActggtagatactgtatttacatagaaaaataaatacatcttcAGGAATTTAATGTATTGATGCCTTTTATGTGGGTGACTACAAATAATACATGCACAGACTGTATGAGTCAGATATTAACTTAGCACCACATAAGTCCTTACTGATGTTTTCATCAAGTGTTTTCACTAAAGGCATGACATCTTGAGCAATAGCAGTAGAGTGGCCAATCTATGCAACTGAATACCCTTATCAATGCCACTTTAGAAACATGTTTTTTGTGTTGGTATTGTTACTAAACTTTAAATTACTATATGATGTCAAGTGATTACAAAGTATGTGATCTAACATTTTGTCACTTTAGCTTCAAGTGAAAATAAATGGGAAAATCAGTTAATTAAAATGACTACAATTGTCAACTCCTGACCTGCAGTGTTGCAGAAAGTCAAATTATGCTGTATTGGGCAACAATAAGGACTTATTAAGGTATTGAGTATTTGTGTAATAGTACTTCAATGAAATGGCTATGACAGCTGCACTTCTTAAATACATAAAAACATAGAAGAGCATTATAGAAACACACTGTAAGGTAGTGATATATTATTGCTACATGGGACTGAGAGACCCTTTGCATAACCAAAGACCTCCACCCTCAAAACCATATACTTCTCTGACTATGAAAGGTGTGAAGGCTAGTTATTATAGTGAATGGTTAGTGACAAACAGAAATGCTGAAAGCTGTATTGAAATTCTGGATAAGATTAGTTAGTCAATAATGGAGTGCATATCTTTCTCTTTGGTTAGGTTAGTAAAGTTCCTAAACGTTAAAATGATGTTGTATTGCGTGTGTCCTTTCCTCATCTCCTTTGCTTCATGACCATCTGTAGGTGAAATGAATGGCTGAAATGACCTAAGATGGAAttaatgtatgaattaatgtatgaattaatgtatgaattaatgtatgaattaatgtatgaattaatgtATGCCTACTTAGTTCAAATGGGTCAAAAAGAATTATCTGGAGAATAGAGTTCTTTTCTCTTCTGAGATCCACCCCTACTTGGTTTTCCCATTTTAGCAACTTACAACGCAGTGGCCCGTGAACCACTGAACAAACTGCCTACCACTGATCCCAAGGATGGCCTGAGAGCACGTTGGAGCCAACTCACAGCTACTCAAGACACTTGGTCTCTATGTCTGTTGTTTTTAAACTGTTTATCACTTGGCTGTGTGAACGCTAGTGTGGCCAAGTCCCTCACCCGTTCTCCCCCATTTAGAACACTTGATGGGTACTGGATGTGTCACTAAGAGTCTCAAGGCAGAGGTCAGATTGTTCTCTCCAGAAACTCTGAAAGACACTTCAGTTTTTTTTCTGGGAAAGCTATGATGTACAAATATGgtgtgtctatctgtctgtctaggATCTTCCTTGTTATTTAGACTATGGGACAAAATCATTGCGAGAGATTTTGTCTGCAATATTTATGACCTTTGGTAAATCTTCCCAAGAGATGTGATGTTCCAATGTATTTGTTTAAATCACTGTTTAATTGATTGGTGGTTTGTTTGTCCCTTATTTAACAAATACTGTCAAAATGTATGTTCCATACTCTTTACTTTTTGAATTGACATGTGACATTTTGATTGGCTGCAGGTAGATAAGACAAATATAGAAGTAATTTGAAATATAGATTTAAGTTGGTCTAGAATGAGATCAATCTTTATGATGGCCCTTAGTTATCAAACCTGCAGTCTCGCTTGTGTCATTTGCATCAAATTATTTAAAAAAGGCCTAATTCCATCCACTTCAAATGACATCCAATTGGTTTGGAATTGACCCTTATTCTGCGATCATCTCCTTATTTGACCAGCTCCTGGTACTGCTCAGATCTCAGGAAGCGGCCAAAGGAGTCCTTCTCCATCAGAGCATAAATTCTCTTCTGGGCCAGGTCAAAGGTCACAGGGGAAAGATCAACCAGGTTCCTCAGGGTCACATCCTTGGTGTAATGATCAATGTTCacctggagggaggaagagagagcgagaaagagacatAGAAAGGCAGGCAAAGGTAAGTCTGGGCTTCCACAACAAATACAACGACAGATTTGATGGCCACATTTTCTGTCACCTCTCTGGGTCCCTCGGTCTGGATGAAGTCCTCATAGATCTTCCTGGCCTTCACAGCCATCTTCATGGGAGACTTGGTCTTCTTGAAGTCCTCGCAGGCCACCCAGAACTCAATGTTCTCCTCACTGAATTCAGAGCGCAAGAAGCTACGGAACATGGCCAGGCCACCTTGGAGATGAAGAgatagatggagaaagagagagagaacaagtagTCCCATATTTTCCTGCCACACAGAGAGCATTGTGCCATTCCTCTAACATCTCCCATGAGACCTGAATTCTGGAGACAAACTGCCACTGTGCCTCTGTTTTAAACTGTTAGATGATGTGATAGGACTATCTCCGATAGCTTATGTGGTTGGTACAGTAGCACAGTGTTTACAACAGCAGAGTTTGGGTTGGATTCTTACATGGCCCGCTAATCCTCAATATGTGTTGCTTGTGAGTCATTTTGTATAAAAGTGTCTGCTGAATTGAGAACATTATACTGGGCCTgactatatataaataaataaccaGCATCCTGATCCAGCCACTTCACTTTATTTATTTCCATCAAATGTGATTGTTTGATGTTTAGTTCTTGGAGCTCCTCATCTGTGTCAAATGTTCTTTAGTGTACACTTTAAAATAAAGGTTATTTGTTGCTTGTGGGTCCCAGGCAGAATTCCCACATTGAATGTGAGAAGAAACTGTACATGTATCATTGCCACACAGGAAGCACTTCATGTCTAAATTAAAATGTACAGGAAGTGCAACTTCAAGAGAAGTTTTggagaatttttttatttttttttaactcaaaTTGCAAAACAAACATTAGGAAATGATTTGTTTTGTTAACCACACCCTCCAATGCCACAAACTAAAATGTATGCAATTTAGCAAATGAAGGAACACTCAGATGGTGGTTCAAAGGTCCAAGGTTCATTTAGATTTTGGCTCCAGAGGTGCAATGGGGAAACTGAGGAACCAATAAGTGGAAACCTGTTGGA
Protein-coding sequences here:
- the LOC115158560 gene encoding regulator of G-protein signaling 5 — encoded protein: MCKGLAALPQTCRIRAKEIKSKLGVLLQKPENGIDLIIPYPEKPEKKPEKLQKPIPEEASQWRESLDHVLTNSCGLAMFRSFLRSEFSEENIEFWVACEDFKKTKSPMKMAVKARKIYEDFIQTEGPREVNIDHYTKDVTLRNLVDLSPVTFDLAQKRIYALMEKDSFGRFLRSEQYQELVK